The Congregibacter litoralis KT71 genome contains a region encoding:
- a CDS encoding DNA cytosine methyltransferase, giving the protein MERDDRVACVDLFCGAGGLTHGFGIEGLRVAAGVDLDSACRYPYEANNEAVFVEKDVAEFTASELTALFGNARVKILAGCAPCQPFSTYAQRYDELRDHKWSLLYEFARLAKATKPDVITMENVPKLAKHPVFLDFVDTLQRLNYRTWFKVVDSCDYGVPQSRKRLVLLASLHGDIELVPPTTPKPRTVKQAIGRLRPLAAGEGAPRDPLHVTATLSDLNMKRMKASKPGGTWRDWPQHLVADCHKRSSGKTFPGVYGRMEWDKPSPTMTTQCFGFGNGRFGHPDQDRAISLREAAILQSFPKSYKFVESRKKVQFKALGRLIGNAVPVELARAVAVSIKLHVKEVGISRG; this is encoded by the coding sequence GGAGCGGGCGGATTAACCCACGGCTTTGGTATTGAGGGCCTGCGCGTGGCCGCGGGAGTTGATTTGGATTCGGCCTGTAGATATCCGTATGAAGCAAACAACGAAGCCGTATTTGTAGAGAAAGATGTAGCTGAGTTTACTGCCAGCGAACTGACGGCATTGTTTGGCAATGCGCGGGTCAAGATCCTCGCTGGTTGCGCTCCTTGCCAGCCTTTTTCCACCTACGCTCAGCGATATGACGAGCTCCGTGACCATAAATGGTCCTTGTTGTATGAGTTCGCCCGGCTGGCCAAAGCTACCAAACCCGATGTCATAACGATGGAAAATGTTCCCAAGCTCGCGAAGCATCCCGTATTTTTAGATTTTGTCGATACGCTACAGCGTCTGAACTACCGAACTTGGTTCAAGGTGGTTGATAGTTGTGATTACGGCGTACCGCAGAGTCGCAAGCGGTTGGTTTTGCTAGCTTCGCTGCACGGGGATATCGAATTAGTGCCCCCTACAACCCCAAAACCAAGGACTGTGAAGCAAGCCATCGGTAGGCTGAGGCCGCTCGCTGCGGGCGAGGGTGCTCCACGAGATCCGTTGCACGTGACAGCTACACTTAGTGATCTGAATATGAAGCGTATGAAGGCGTCAAAGCCTGGCGGTACCTGGCGTGATTGGCCCCAGCACTTGGTCGCCGATTGTCATAAGCGTAGCAGTGGTAAGACTTTCCCTGGCGTGTATGGCCGCATGGAGTGGGATAAGCCGTCACCCACCATGACAACACAGTGTTTTGGCTTCGGTAACGGTCGCTTCGGTCATCCAGATCAAGATAGAGCGATCTCCCTCAGGGAGGCGGCAATTCTCCAGAGTTTCCCCAAAAGCTATAAGTTCGTCGAGTCCCGAAAAAAGGTGCAATTTAAGGCGCTAGGTAGGTTGATTGGTAATGCTGTCCCCGTCGAGCTGGCTCGAGCAGTTGCAGTGAGTATCAAGCTACATGTGAAAGAGGTTGGGATTAGTCGAGGTTAA
- a CDS encoding IS3-like element ISGpr2 family transposase (programmed frameshift) has protein sequence MSNKRYPEEFKREAVRQITDRGYSVADVASRLGVTTHSLYAWVKKYGPAAEQHRVEADDQAEIRRLQKELKRVTEERDIPKKSRGVLREPIRVRYAFIQSHRHQLPVRHLCSLLNVHPSGFYAWRRQPLSARGCEDKRLSGLIKQFWLESGAVYGYRKIHRDLHEIGECCGPNRVHRLMKDAGIRAQVGYRKPRHKVGKAHDVTPNVLQRQFNPAAPNERWATDITHIRTHEGWLYLAVVIDLFSRRVIGWSMQSRITSDLVLDALLMSVWRRKPVSKVLVHSDQGSQYTSYDWSAFLRANGLEGSMSRRGNCHDNAVAESFFQLLKRERVKRKIYPTRQDARADIFDYIEMFYNVRRRHGSNSLLSPVDYEQHHEKQLESV, from the exons ATGAGCAACAAGCGTTACCCCGAAGAATTCAAGAGAGAAGCCGTTCGCCAGATCACGGATCGCGGCTACAGCGTGGCGGACGTGGCCAGTCGGCTGGGCGTGACGACGCACAGTCTGTATGCCTGGGTGAAGAAGTACGGGCCGGCTGCTGAGCAACATCGAGTGGAGGCTGATGATCAGGCCGAGATTCGTCGGCTACAAAAAGAGCTTAAGCGTGTCACGGAGGAGCGTGACATTC CTAAAAAAAGCCGCGGCGTACTTCGCGAGCCAATCCGAGTGAGGTACGCTTTTATTCAATCCCATCGCCACCAGTTGCCGGTGCGGCATCTGTGTTCTTTGCTTAACGTTCACCCCAGCGGTTTCTATGCGTGGCGTCGACAGCCGCTATCGGCTCGCGGTTGTGAGGACAAGCGGCTCTCTGGCCTGATCAAGCAGTTCTGGCTCGAGTCCGGTGCTGTGTATGGCTATCGGAAGATCCATCGTGATTTGCATGAAATAGGCGAGTGTTGCGGCCCCAACCGTGTCCACCGTCTCATGAAAGACGCTGGAATCAGGGCGCAGGTTGGATATCGCAAGCCACGGCATAAGGTTGGCAAAGCGCATGATGTGACGCCTAACGTACTGCAGAGACAGTTTAATCCGGCTGCGCCGAACGAGCGATGGGCGACCGACATCACCCATATTCGGACCCACGAAGGCTGGTTGTACCTGGCCGTGGTCATCGACTTATTCTCGCGCCGGGTGATTGGCTGGTCGATGCAATCACGGATCACGAGCGATCTGGTTCTAGATGCCTTGTTGATGTCGGTGTGGCGTCGCAAGCCGGTGAGCAAGGTACTTGTTCATTCGGACCAGGGCAGTCAATACACAAGCTATGACTGGAGCGCGTTTCTACGCGCAAACGGCCTTGAGGGCAGTATGAGCAGACGCGGCAACTGCCATGACAACGCAGTCGCTGAAAGCTTCTTCCAGCTACTGAAACGCGAGCGCGTGAAGCGCAAGATATATCCGACCCGGCAGGATGCCCGGGCCGATATCTTTGACTATATCGAGATGTTCTACAACGTCAGACGCCGGCATGGCTCGAACAGCCTGCTGTCACCTGTAGACTACGAACAGCATCACGAAAAACAGCTGGAAAGTGTCTAG
- the drmD gene encoding DISARM system SNF2-like helicase DrmD — translation MEQQQQAVEASRIIAVPEPGQLVEVRRRQWVVADIVASESSVAGRATQHLVTLSSIDEDGLGEELQVVWEIEPGAHIIEKAGLPEITGFDYAEKLDAFLDAVRWGAATNADRGFLQAPFRSGVSIEDFQLDPLVRAINMARANLLIADDVGLGKTIEAGLVIQELLLRHRARSVLVICPASLQQKWQDEMQEKFGLDFKIVNTDYIRQMRRDLGIHANPWTSFPRLITSQDWLKSGEALRLMRDTLSGAKRYPRKFDILVVDEAHNIAPSGSANYVLESQRTRLIREIAPHFQHKLFLTATPHNGYTESFTSLLELLDDQRFARNILPDEKQLQQAMVRRLKTDLVDAKGNPLYPERKLQALEVNYSNEERRVHQLLDDYCQSREETADQDRKYIGTHFVNSLMKKRLFSSPAAFASTLEKHVNTVNQGGKPAKATVIEERILRKALLKAEEDYARDEDYEAAQEEAVEEATKRSAPLTGDQKRLISQLRDWAQSAQHQSDSKADAICTWIEANLKTDSDWNHRRVILFTEYRTTQQWLQKILTEAGYGGDRLAIIHGGMDQEEREDVKAAFQTNPKDADVRILLATDAASEGIDLQNYCNCLMHLEIPYNPNVMEQRNGRIDRHGQKESEVLIWHPVDAGDSDGKAVGGHKEDIIRALRKLESMREDMGSVESPPVC, via the coding sequence TTGGAGCAACAACAGCAAGCAGTTGAAGCAAGTCGAATCATTGCGGTCCCAGAACCAGGTCAACTCGTTGAAGTGAGACGACGCCAATGGGTTGTTGCAGATATTGTGGCTTCCGAGTCGAGCGTCGCTGGTCGCGCCACTCAACACTTAGTCACGCTGTCCTCAATTGATGAGGATGGGTTAGGCGAGGAACTGCAGGTCGTTTGGGAGATTGAGCCCGGCGCCCATATCATTGAGAAAGCGGGCCTCCCCGAAATCACCGGTTTCGACTATGCCGAAAAGCTAGATGCTTTCTTGGACGCCGTGCGCTGGGGCGCAGCAACTAACGCAGACAGAGGGTTCCTCCAGGCGCCCTTTCGCAGTGGCGTATCGATAGAAGACTTTCAGCTCGACCCCTTAGTTCGGGCCATCAACATGGCTCGGGCGAACCTACTGATCGCAGATGACGTAGGGCTGGGCAAGACCATCGAAGCGGGTCTGGTCATCCAGGAATTGCTGCTCCGACATCGAGCGCGCTCCGTCCTTGTTATTTGCCCAGCGTCTCTGCAACAGAAGTGGCAGGATGAGATGCAGGAGAAGTTCGGTTTGGATTTCAAGATCGTCAATACCGACTATATCCGTCAAATGAGGCGCGATCTTGGTATTCATGCCAACCCCTGGACGTCATTCCCTCGTCTGATCACCTCTCAAGACTGGCTCAAATCGGGTGAAGCACTGCGATTGATGCGAGACACCTTATCTGGAGCCAAGCGTTACCCTCGAAAATTCGATATTTTGGTGGTGGACGAGGCGCACAACATCGCACCATCCGGCTCTGCGAACTATGTCTTAGAAAGTCAGCGCACGCGATTGATACGAGAGATAGCGCCGCACTTTCAACACAAGCTGTTTCTAACAGCGACCCCTCACAACGGTTATACAGAATCATTTACGTCGCTTTTAGAGTTGTTAGACGATCAACGCTTTGCGCGCAACATACTCCCCGACGAAAAACAGCTGCAGCAGGCTATGGTTCGACGCTTGAAGACTGACCTGGTCGATGCCAAGGGTAATCCTCTGTATCCAGAGCGAAAGCTTCAGGCACTTGAGGTCAATTATTCTAACGAAGAGCGGCGAGTCCATCAGCTACTTGATGATTACTGCCAAAGTAGAGAAGAGACGGCAGATCAAGACAGAAAATATATCGGCACCCACTTTGTAAACAGTCTTATGAAGAAACGGTTGTTTTCGTCTCCGGCGGCTTTCGCTTCTACTCTCGAAAAGCATGTGAATACGGTCAACCAAGGGGGTAAGCCTGCCAAGGCGACGGTTATTGAGGAGCGGATCCTCAGAAAGGCGCTGCTTAAGGCCGAAGAGGACTACGCTAGGGACGAGGATTACGAGGCGGCGCAGGAAGAGGCCGTAGAGGAAGCCACCAAGCGCAGCGCGCCCCTGACGGGCGATCAAAAGCGACTGATTAGCCAATTAAGAGATTGGGCCCAGTCCGCACAGCATCAAAGCGACTCCAAGGCTGATGCGATATGCACTTGGATTGAGGCGAACCTCAAGACGGATAGCGACTGGAATCATCGTCGCGTCATATTGTTCACGGAATACCGAACAACACAGCAATGGTTACAAAAAATCCTCACTGAAGCGGGCTATGGTGGTGATCGATTGGCCATCATTCATGGAGGTATGGACCAAGAGGAGCGTGAAGACGTAAAGGCCGCATTCCAAACAAACCCAAAGGATGCAGACGTAAGAATCCTATTGGCCACAGATGCGGCATCAGAAGGTATTGATCTGCAGAACTACTGTAATTGCCTCATGCATTTGGAGATTCCTTACAACCCTAATGTTATGGAACAGCGTAATGGCCGTATCGACCGCCATGGACAAAAGGAAAGTGAGGTACTGATCTGGCACCCGGTAGATGCGGGTGACTCCGATGGTAAAGCAGTAGGGGGGCATAAAGAGGACATCATTCGCGCCCTTAGAAAGCTGGAATCAATGCGTGAAGATATGGGTAGTGTTGAATCGCCACCAGTTTGCTAG